A single window of Salvia splendens isolate huo1 chromosome 6, SspV2, whole genome shotgun sequence DNA harbors:
- the LOC121807064 gene encoding LOB domain-containing protein 25-like: MAASSSSSSFSKPPCAACKFLRRRCLSGCIFAPYFPPEEPTKFVNVHKIFGASNVSKLLNEIPAHQREDAVNSLTYEAEARLKDPVYGCVGAITILQRQVFTLQRELDATNADIMRFASGTGAPRGSGSGYDDPNSTDYWTGKGQDGGI; the protein is encoded by the coding sequence ATGGCGGCTTCGTCTTCGAGCAGCAGCTTCTCAAAACCTCCGTGCGCGGCCTGCAAATTCCTGCGGCGGAGATGCCTCTCCGGGTGCATCTTCGCGCCATATTTCCCGCCCGAGGAGCCTACGAAGTTCGTGAACGTCCACAAAATCTTCGGCGCCAGCAACGTCAGCAAGCTGCTTAACGAGATCCCGGCTCACCAGCGCGAGGACGCGGTCAACTCGCTTACTTACGAAGCCGAGGCTCGGCTCAAGGACCCCGTCTACGGCTGCGTCGGCGCCATCACCATTCTCCAGCGCCAGGTCTTCACCCTTCAGAGAGAGCTCGACGCTACCAATGCTGACATCATGCGCTTCGCTAGCGGAACCGGAGCCCCGAGAGGAAGCGGGTCGGGTTATGATGACCCGA